The DNA sequence agtataaggccttgcagtagtagttgtagtgtactggggactctgattcatcggcacatttggaggtgccgatgccataggagccttgcctgtcacgtcagccacttgagacgtTCCAGAAGTTTTTACCATCAAGTCtgaaggcataccataaccccaccagttgggaggaacagatcccgacattgccgatgccaatagatctgtggcaagcttgatttgctcatctaatgttgatggattagtcgtcatcggtgtagattgcgcattagtgatccctaatgtgcttggaggagaagtagcttctgtacccgcaacggctgtagtagccgatggagccgtaaccaccGATGACCATGgttgatgataggcaggacccacataagttggtggtacttgtccttctttgaaagttctagccacagcattgaagaccgtgttggacaacacaccagcttgattgatcaaggcacggttaatagcattgtcaaccatatcttgaagtttactaggattggcttcaaaagttatctgccgaggtgccggcaatgcttccttttggattacttcgccactcctgttgatactgaatgatttcaagcattgctgcttatattcctccatggctttcaccatagcttgcttctgctcatctctgagattggcttccgtcacggggataacgtttTCCAAGTCGAAATTggtattcgacatgttgatcttgatcttaaatcagtcccactgggtgtgccaaaagatgtgttggtgcaaaagtcgATCTGcagacacaaagggctaatacccgattcaaacgttaagacgtgccagccgatttgaccttacaatcgacaaaggtgataactcgaacactttggtcccgacaacagcgatgcgcccggatgtcacggccaagaggtgctcacgcggaacttgagaactcgccgaAGTTGACTCGacaaattcttaagaactcgtagtaaaagagaaaatatgcaagatgacgaagtcgtctaaaaagtagatgctgaaataaatgtaaaaacttgtgtttgattgattgattcgtaGATttatcattacattgccctagggtctacatttataccctgtccaaagagctacaaccaaacacgactaggactcaagctccaaattaaatggaaaccgtatacaaaacgaattctatcaactaaggaaaacattaaactaccccccgtaaccgatcgggacaccgccatgaatcaatcggcaacctccgcgCTTTTTCCTCAGAGTTATCGGCAGATCATCCGTTATAGCCATCGGTAAACCCgggcactggtcatcggcacgaacacacCATCATCTCTGGACTTAGCCATATTCAGTTGTTTTTCCATCGGCATTatctttcatcggcaactccctccatcggcaactcccctgtagactagGTACCATCATCCAACCTGCCGATCTATGCTTCATTAACTCTGAGTATGCATCcagagatacgtgtccaaaaatggtgtcaacaaataGGCTGCCTAAACCTGAACAAAGAtcaagacaaaaaaaaatttgagcAAAAATCAAGACACTATTTGGTGGGTACAAATTGAATTGATGCCCAATGCTCTAGTGTGAAGCCCCTCCTCTCGTGCAACAAAAAAGTGTCAGTGTTGACACTTGAGCAAATCTGGTctcgtttttttaaaaaaaatgacaaGGTGGCCCACCAGACTGGGCCCACCTGCCCTTGCCAATGGGTAGGTTTGGGTGTAGAACGTAGTAGGCCCAAAAATAACTGCTTTTGTTGGCCTGGTCCGAACCTAGTCCAGCCCGAAGTGATTTCTTCGCCGTGTTTCAAAACGAACTAATTAACTTCCAAAAACTCTCCAGAGTGCATATTTGAAGAGTTCAATTTGGAATCAACTCCAGTCCAGGCTTTCTTCACTAACATGATAACACGAAGCTCTCTTGCCCACTTCGTCTCACAAAAAAGATGGAACCTTAAATGAGGGGACTTAGTAGCATATTTCAGGCACAAAATTAACTAAGTATCATGTCTCAGACGCGCACGAACTAATTAACTTCCAAAAACTTAAGTAAGTAGCACATCTCAGGCACAAATTGAAGCAGATCAATCATATCAGAGATCAGAATGAAAAGGATTCTTCCCCCTCTTGGTAATTTACACGCATGGGCATGGCACATTCTTCAGACCCTCACATACAGCTCAGCAGCGCATGACATGGCATCGCTCTCCAGCGTGGCGTCCGTGCGTCCTCACAGGCTGGGCGTCCTCTCGGCGGCGCCGGAGATGACGGTGAGCAGGTTGTTGCCGAAGGGGTCGCTGAGGTGCTTGGCGAGGTTCTCGACGGGGCCTTCGCCGGTGACGTAGGCCTGGATGAAGAAGGCGAGCATGGAGAACATGGCGAGCCGGCCGTTCTTGATCTCCTTCACCTTGAGGATGGCGGCCTGGTCGGGGTCACTGGCCAAGCCCAGCGGGTCGAAGGGCCCACCAGGGTGCAGCTTGTCCTCAAGGTCCAGTCCGTTGATGATCCGGTAGTACTCGGCGCCGCCGACAAGGACGACCTCCGCGATCACGGCCACCACCAGGTTGATGGGGATGCTGTTGCCGAAGTAGTTCAGGGTGTTGCCGTCCAGGAGCAGGGCGCCGGTCTGCATCCATTCAGTTCAGGTGACAGTGACACACACCATCCATGAGCTTTGAGTTCAGACTTTCAGATGAAATCTTTGTAAAGATTAAAAAAAATGCTACTGAAGTAAGTATGATGATTGTGAGAGGTGGTGATCAGGACCTTGAACCAGACGGCCTCAGGGCCGCAGTTAGCGCCGAACTTGTTGCAGGCCTCTGGGATGACAGCGCCAGCGGCACCGAGCATGGCCCATCTGGCATGGATCAGCTCGTAGGCCTGGTACCTGCACGGCGTTGATGGTAGGATAAGATTTTGCTGAATAGTTGAGACATGAAGCCAATTCTTGCTTGTATTGTACGTGGTCAAGCTGTGAAATTGTATGTTTGGGATAGAGATCTGAGACTCACTTGGCGAAGTCCTCTGGCTTCTTGCCCAGGCCAAAAGGGTCGTAGCCATAGCTGCAAGTTGGAAGAGCAAAATAGTTCAGTTCAGATAGGTTAGCTTCGATTTTCTGCACCATTTCAGTTGAACAAAAGGACGGCCTTACTTTCTGAAGGTTGTTGTTTAAAAGTGCAACAAAGATTATTTCAAACTTCAAATGCTGGTTGAGAGGTTGAGAGACGCGTGTACTTTCAGAACGAATTCTATAAACAGCAATGCTGCGCCATTTTGGTGAAAAATCAGATTTTGGCCACAAAATACTTTTTTTTCCAAGAAAAAACTTCTTTTGTTCTGGTCTATGAAATTTCCACTATTGTTTAAACTGACTTGTAGTACTAACCTGATTTCATTAAACTACTAACTGAAATCTAATTttctgaaacaaaaaaaaaaaaacccttatGGAAGGCAAAATTGGAGTCATGTGACTTACTCTCCAGGGACCTCTCCGGTGAGGTACTCCGGCACCTCGGAGCGGTCCAAGAGACCATCTGGCAGGTAGATCCTCCTGTCAGGACCTAATGGGACATAGAACAAGAGACAATTACTATACAAGAAGCTTCTGAAGATTTTCATGAGCAAAGTTCTACATCTCAAACGTAAAACAAGAGACAATTACAACAGAAAAAGCTTCTGAAGCAGTTGGAGCCAGATGTACTCACCATACCACTTGGCGAGCTCGTCGCTGATGTCTGGAGAAGAGGACGATACAGGAACGGGCTTTGGCTTCTGGGCAGGCTTCTTGCTGAAGAGGGAGACAATCTTCTGAGCCCCCGCGGTGGGCGCTGCGGTGGCGTAGCGGGAGGAGCCGGCGAAGTTGAGCTGGGTGCCCAGAATCTTCGATGGAGcgagcgccattgccggagaccCACAATTCAGAGAAAGATTTGCAGGAGGGGATGCCTGATGGGTGTTTGTTGAGGAAAAGGTGAGCTAGTTTAAATGGATGAAAATGAGGATCGGAGGATGCTGTGGGCCCAGCAGAGATTTGGCCATGGGAGCTGCCATTGGCTGGGTGCCCATGAGGGCTATCTGTTGCTTGGATGGGATTGGGCAGGTTGCGCTTACTTGGCAGATGAGGGTGGTGATGTGGCAGCTTTAGAGAGTGCTGATGTGGCAACTTTAGAgggtgctgatgtggcagcttcAGGGCCTCTTGTGAAGTTGTTTGTCAGTTGGGGCCAAATGGTCCAAACAGGATAGATAGGTCCAAACAGGACAGATAGAGACCCAGGGTAACGAACCAGAGGGTGGGAAAGAGCCAGCCAAGACAACAATTGCAGGCCACACACTGATACCAGAAGGGTGAAGAACACATGCACAAGCACGAAACAGAGTTCATCTGAAGCTCATAGCATCAATTTTCCTCCAATTTAACAGAAGTGGTGAGCAACCCACAATACAGTGCAATTTAACTAATAAATATCGACCACAAATCATATGTATTGTCCCAGGATCCTACCTAAATACAAAGCTACTAGCTGATGAGCAATATAAAGTGATGAGATGCAACAGGCTGCATTCTAGCACCAAGTCCTACTGCCTGTTCAAGATGAATGCTGCTCGCAATCTCCACTGACTAATAGAGACGACAATGCAGTGGTGCAGCTCAACGCCATTTTTCGATTCCTTTTGATGTTGCTGACACAAACTTCTTGGTGTTTATAACCAGCTCGTCAAATAAACCAACAACAGTGTCCCTGGAAAGGAGAAGAGTGAGAAACGATGAGCAACATCACACAATAAAAATGTTCTTTTATTAGCAAATTGGTGAAGTTTTGTCCAAGACTTGACACATCCTGGAAAGGTAATAAGCTGGGAGACCAAATAAATCTCATGCTATTTTAATATTTATGGCTACTGACTACAGTATTTCTTCTAATCGGAGAATTAGAACCATCTTCTCAGTAGAGACAATCATCTAATTGAGTGTGTTTGTCTGTTCAAAATTTGAAAGAGAATGCTGATAGTTCAGTAGTATTTCTTCAAGAGACAGAATAATATAGTATTACCATGACACCGGAATGTGGATTAGTCAAGAAGAATTTCTTACTTTTGGTTATTTTCAGGAGGTTATTGCAATATAAATCcatactaagagcatctccaagagattttCATATTTTGTTCCCCAAAATATGGTGTTTGCCAACTCCTAAATTAGTATGAGGAGGAAAAAAAGAagtcatctccaagagttttctATATTTCTATCCTAAAATTTGTTTTCTCGGCACTTTTTTCCTACGACCCGATCTTTAAGAACCCTAAATTTGTTTCTGTACGCGTTTAAGCCCTTCCACCAGATATTTCACTCTTGCGTTTTTCTCACCTAGAACCCTATCTTTCTTTCTGCTTACTAGATAGGCCGGGAAACTCCAAATGTGCGCTCCTAGGCCGCGCACATATATGCGTGCTCGAGATAAATTTTTGCGAGGTTGGGAAAGATGGGGAGGGAAGatgccaaactattggagagagttttttcttattttgccaaaaaaatcaAGGATGGGAAAGCCGGATGacaaattgttggagatgctctaaccctACTAAATTACAGGTGTCAGTTATATCTTGGGTACTTTTCTAGTGAACATCTGTTGCTTGCTCTTGCAATTTATTGGGATAGGCAGGTGACCTGTGAAGGCATGTGTTATGTACAGCAACTGCACATACATATTGCCCACCACAGCATCAGTTCTTGGCAAAGAGACCTCAGGATAAGCAGATACTATGAAGCAGCAATGTCACACAAGTTCCTAAATTTTTGGCCTAGCCATGAAGGCGAACCATTCCTCTTTTCTGTCCTCTTGTGCAAGAATGAAAGGCTGCCGACAAGCAGCTGTAGGAGAATACGTGCAGGATTGCAGGAATAAGGAGAATCAGATGAGCAAGCAGGAAAGTGCTGATATATTGTGTTACCAGCTGGCTGAGTTCTGTTGTGGCAATATGCCTGAGACTGCTTGAGCTGAGAAATCTTTTCAATCCAAGTAGATAATAGTAAGCTTAGATGGGCTTTCATAACGTTCTTTATTAAATTTGAGTCTTTTCCTATGTGCCATTATAAAAGTTTGCAATTCCATGTGCCATTAAAAAAGTTGAGTGGACACAGGTGCCACTGGTCCGAACTTTTTTGCCCTCCACGCCATTTCATCCATGTTCTGTTGGGTTTTCACGGTTTGGCAGCCCCGACATGTGGGGCCGGCCAATGAAACTGTCCATAATACCCCTGCTTGAACGGGCCACTCATTCTCAACCCTATTCCCCTCTGCTCCACCACACCTTCTCTCTCTCCCCTCTCTCTGCAGTCTGCATGCAGGACTGGTGACTGAGGTTGCTCAATTTCTGGCTGCAGGTGGACAGCGCCAACAAGTACGGGACCTTGCTGGAGGTGGTTCAGATGCTGACCGATCTGAAGCTGACCATCGATTGGGCCTACAACCTACATTTCCTCCGACGGAGGGTGGTTCATGGATGGTTAGTGCCATGCCACTACCTCCTTCCCTGCTATCTTTCAAAAGTTTAAGAAGACAGATGAGAGAAAGATGGTGCCTTTCTGGGGTGATGCAAAGCCTCGCTTTTGCTTGGGTTGTGATCTTTCTATCCACCTTTTTATCTCCAATCCTGATGTGTGATCTGTGGTGGGTATGTGGCTTTGCTTTGCCTTTCTGTAGTGTTCCATGTCGTGGATTAGGATGGGAATAAACTTTATGATGGCCAAGTCATTGACAGAATTGAACAGGAAAAGTGCAGAGGTCCCTGTTGAATTTTGATTGCTATGGTGGCTGTACAATGCCATCCAAGAACAGAATGAGTGCAGAGCATTCTTCAGTTTCATTCCCCAACTGACTTGAGTGGCACaggaggaaacaaaagaaaatgaACTCTAACTGGCTTGAGGGCAAAATGGTCATTTCATTCACCTGTTTGACACCGTTAGAGGCAAATATGGACAGAATGGTGCGGAGGGCAAAAATATTCGGACCAGTGGCACCGTGTCCACTAACTTCTTTAATGGCACATATGGAATTGCAAACTTTTATAATGGTACAGAGGGAAAAGTTTTCCCTGTTTGCAAATGCCAATATGCCATTATAAAAGTTTACACAATTTCCACCTTGACTACTAGATTGCACACCGTACTCAGAGGGGAAAAAAAGCAGTTTAGCATATCATGCTTTATGGCACCATAATATATTTGAAATCAGATGTATTGACAGCACATGCCAATTTGAGTTTCTGATCACGCAACATTAATTTCAAATTAAACTGGAgagttttccttttcctttttgatAGTGAGCAGACCATATTGATTGAAATGAATTACTGGCACTATGTCGCATGATTTGTGAGTATTATTACAAGGTCATCCTTAACACTAATCAGCAATAATAACAAAGCATTAAAGACTAAAAATACTTCATTAAGACTATTGTTGATGTGGAAAGATTGAAACTAGCCACTACACAAATAAATCAGGTAAAAACATTATTATTGCAGACTTAGGACTCATGCCGTATGTAGAAAAAGCTACCTacaatgcacaaggaaacaccATGAATCAAAACATCTGTGAAAACAAATTTGCCAAACTACTTTCTTGTGTCCACACCACATTAAACTTACGTAGGCAGATGTGGAGCTTCCTGGAACATTTTGCCAACATTGGAGTATCTTTTGTTTTCATCGTATGCAATTCCTTTGCCCAACCCATAACCAAAACCAATTCCTACACCACATCCAGCTCCAACTCCAAAGCCTAATGTGAGTCCAGGAAATCCATAGCCTAATCCTGCACCTAAAGTAATCATGGAAAAAGAATAAGTGTGCAGACATATAGCATTCGTGATGAAAAACAAATTACTTAAAACATCTTTTCTATGTTCAGTGTAAAATAATAACAAAGGCACACAACCACTAAATCTCCATAACTCCTAGTTTCACCAATCTAGAAACATATtaacttttgaaaaaaaaaagcataTATATGCTCTAATGTTAGGTGTGCGCAACAAGAACCAGTTGATAAGTAAAAATCACTTCATACATGTATGTCTCTGGAGTCTGGAGTTCATGATTCTCCTTGCCATATTATCACTGAGAATTTCACCCTGTACTTAATCCAAGTGAGCTTTTCAGCACCTCAAAGTTCAACTACAACAAGGTCATTCTATCCTTCAGTCTTCTAGATATTTAGATCATAGTTCTTAAGGCGTCGCCTACGCGTCCAGGCGACCCCCCAGCGCCTTGCAAAATGCTCGCCTAGGCAGGCAAGGCGGGCGCCTAGGCGTCCAGGTGGTGGCACATTGTCAATGCCTTGCCTTTACGCCTTAAGAACTATGATTTAGATGTACACGCACCTGGTGCCATGTAGGGCTTTTGTATGTCTGGTTACGCCACAGGATAGGTCGATACACTCACTCCCTCAGCCCCTCCCCTAGGTCTTTTATCCCCTAAAATATAGAACCAGATCTTCCATTTTATTTAGTTGGCTAAAGTGAACATGAGATCCAAATCCATCAGAGAGTGTAtcatatttttttcatttctgaAGTGGCATGTATTAATTCATCCACTCAATTTTCAGAATGCTAACAATATCAACAATCACTATGCCACTGGCATTAGGAATTGATATTTTTTATGCTGACAACCATGCACATGTATAACTTGGTAACAATGTGTTTCAGTTCAAACATCAAACGGTCTGAGATGGAAAAAATTGATGTTGTAAGAGCATACATgcttactccctctgtcccaaaatAACTACACATCTCGCTTTTCAAggatcaaacttttttaagtttgacaaaagatatacaaaaaaaactaaaatttatGACACTTAGGTATCATTAGATTAATActgaaatatagtttcataataaACATATTAGGAGATACAAATGTGGATCATATATTTTCTAAAAAtctagtcaaagtttaaaaaaaaagtttaacTCGTCCAAAAGCGAGATGTGCAATTATTTTGGGACAGAGGAGTACACAGTTTCTGAATACACATAAATCATAAAATTAAGCAAGTAGTTATACCACTGTTTTTTGTTTGGAAGTGACACAACATTTAGTCCACAAATAGTCAGAAAATTAACCACAGCTTGTTAGGCAGGAATAATTATCCTAACGCCCTCAAGGATTAAGCAGTGAAATGCACATTGTTTTAGATATTTAATAATTGTTCTATGAGCATCTGCCTACTTGCAGTATCACCCGACTGCCGGATAGTGCCCAAGTTTTTCAGAACACTGCCTTGGTGGTAACACTTAGCAAAAACATAAATACATAAATTGTTAGGAATAATGCCTACACTGTCAAGTTGCCGACCTTAGGATAAGACATTTTAACTGAACCAGTGAATGTTACCAagaaaaaattgtgaaatatcttTTGATAAGATTCCTTATTTAGGACTGTGATCATGCACCATTCGCAACAATCTGTAACTGATAAACCCTTGAGTAAACCTATATTCCATGAAAAAGGCCAAGTAGTATACCACCTGTAACCAATCTACTAATAAATcatttaaagaaaaaaaaaatcagaatcaCTACTGATTCGGAAAAGGATAAAATCTCTCAGGAATAAATTAAGCAACGCCAGATCAGGAAATCCTCAAAACCAATCCGCAGGTTTCGAGGAAACAAATCTGTTTGAACAACTGCGGCTTGGGGGAAAGCATATCCTCACTAAAACCCCCGACCTGGTAATCGGCAACCAACAAAAGGGACGGTAAGTAAAGTGCACACCAATCTATCGAACCTCAATCTCATTTAGGGTACCCTAATCGACCGAATCAATCGAGGCGTCAAGAGAAGAGAGCAATGCGGACGGTTCCTCTAGACAAGAACTGACCACAAACCAGGCTTACAAAAACTCACCAGAAACCGAAGAAATGCTACTATTTACAGGAAGAGACGGGAAGGCCAGGGGTTTTACCGCCAAAGAATCCGACGCCTGCGCCGGCGCCGCAGCCGATGCCGATTCCGAGGGCGGGGCCTATCTTGCCGAGCTCCTTAGAGGTGACCTTCGGCAGCCTCCACAGGAGGCCCTTCTGGTCtcctccgccgcctcctccctGCTTCTTCGCCCCCATCCGAATCTTCTCCCCTCCTCGGCTTGTTCTGCTTCCGCCTCGACCCTTCCAAGGCTTTTCTGTTGCGGTTTTGCCGTGTGTTTCGTGTCGAACTGGCCAACTGAACAGGACAGGGGATCGATCTCTCGTGGACTCCCAAGTCCCACCCCCGGTCATTTTTTACTAATTTGATTAACATATAGTCAAAACATGCCGTCGCAACGAGAAAAAAATTATCAAACATGTTTAGGTATAAACAATATTtatgaaaataaatatatgataatattttttattgtgGTGCTACAGTTAAATATCGAGCACGATGACTTTTTTAAGAATCCACTACAATATGTAAATCTTCGTATCTAATTAAAGTCAAATTGAGCCGCATCTACACAAAGAATCTACCGTTGCTGAAAATCAATCCTATAGTAGACCACATGTTGTTCTAATAAGTCAGGCTCCTTACCACAACTTGACACACGTTGTTTAAAATATGGCCTTATGCTAATTTTGGATTACGATAGCTTTATATTGTAAACACAGTGTCATATAGGACCTATATATAGATGGAAAACGTAAGAACCACAAGTATGAAAATGTTATCCGCCATCTGTTTTAGTGTTTCAGCGAGGTCGATTTTCTTGGGCGAGAACTCGCCATTTGTAGCCTCGTTTGAGTACTACACTCCATCTCTGTGCATGTGAAATAAGACAAGGGCGTTGTTGTTGCATATCTAAGTTTGGCAGGGTGTCCATCTTGCCATCGTGACCCGGGCCCCGGCTGTGGCATATGACGCTCACGCGACACACAGCCTAGCGCCAATGAATTTCTGTTGTCATTGTGACATACGTACTCCTACTTGGCTCCAAGTTGGCACGCTAGCTGCTGCTGGCGACCGTCTCGACCTCTCTTGTGCTCTCTAGACACATGAAGGAAAAGGATACGCTCCTTCAGCCAGCTCGACTAGCTAGCTGGATTGACGGAGCTGGACCAATAAAGTTTGACCAATCTATATTTGCTAATCGTAATAATCATAGTCCTATATAGACACTAGAAGTTTAAACAACCTGATACCTGGTGAACTAGTGTACTATTAGGTAtagatttaatgctctatgcatgtgccgcaaaatttgatgtccttaaaaaaaatttgcaacatttttggaaagtaaacaagaccttagattAAAAATTAGAAAGGCGAAAAAGGGGTATTGCTCGTGTCGACCACCTAGCTGATAACAGCCGTGCGATATGCGCACCACACTCATCCATCTCCTTTTCTTTAAGTAATCGAAGGGTTTTTTTAGGTGATCGTCGTCTATCTCCAAGTTCATAGCCCTAAATTCAGCCCATGCCAAACCAATCTAGTCCGTTGATTGGCCCAACAGGTCTAGAATCATTTTGTCCCAAGTGTAGACGACGGAGCGACAGGTAAGCCGTATCATACTGTTTTATCTCAAGCCCTATACGGATACTGGAAGTTTAAAGAACCTGATACCTGGTGGACTGGTGGACAGAAAGATATAGTGAactaaattttcataatttattattaggtatagatatagtCAAATTATATACAAATATAAGATACtccatccattccaaattaagtcattccaagaattttaaagagtcaaagcatctcaagtttgaccaaaattgtaGAGAAAACTATAaatatttatgacatcaaataggtatattataaaaatataatgaatgaagaatctaatgatacttagttggctcagtaaatattattatcttatcatatagATTTGGTCAACCTTTAGatgatt is a window from the Sorghum bicolor cultivar BTx623 chromosome 5, Sorghum_bicolor_NCBIv3, whole genome shotgun sequence genome containing:
- the LOC8057152 gene encoding chlorophyll a-b binding protein CP26, chloroplastic, with protein sequence MALAPSKILGTQLNFAGSSRYATAAPTAGAQKIVSLFSKKPAQKPKPVPVSSSSPDISDELAKWYGPDRRIYLPDGLLDRSEVPEYLTGEVPGDYGYDPFGLGKKPEDFAKYQAYELIHARWAMLGAAGAVIPEACNKFGANCGPEAVWFKTGALLLDGNTLNYFGNSIPINLVVAVIAEVVLVGGAEYYRIINGLDLEDKLHPGGPFDPLGLASDPDQAAILKVKEIKNGRLAMFSMLAFFIQAYVTGEGPVENLAKHLSDPFGNNLLTVISGAAERTPSL
- the LOC8057153 gene encoding glycine-rich cell wall structural protein; amino-acid sequence: MTGGGTWESTRDRSPVLFSWPVRHETHGKTATEKPWKGRGGSRTSRGGEKIRMGAKKQGGGGGGDQKGLLWRLPKVTSKELGKIGPALGIGIGCGAGAGVGFFGGAGLGYGFPGLTLGFGVGAGCGVGIGFGYGLGKGIAYDENKRYSNVGKMFQEAPHLPTDTVVGLFDELVINTKKFVSATSKGIEKWR